The sequence below is a genomic window from Bdellovibrio bacteriovorus.
TCAGAGTCTCAAACATACTTGTAATAAGCTTACCTGAGTTGCAGAACGAGTTCCAACTACCTTTTCAATAAGGTCTTGGATTTATTTAGGTTTTGACGGAAGGGCCTAAAACGAAAAAAGGAGGCTGTTGAGCCTCCTTTTTAGATCCCCTTTAGATTGTAGGGTCCTATTTATTCAAATCTTTCTCGATTTGGCGGATAGCTTCCGCATTTTCCATAGCCTCAGTGTAACCTACGTTTCCGATAGCCACTTCGCGAAGCGCGCTCACAATGTATTTATTGCTACGAGTGGACACAGTCGCCTCGGCACCTTTAAGAAGCTGCTTCGCTCTTTTAGCAACCATAAGCACTAGAGCAAATCTATTAGGAACTTTTTCCAAGCAATCTTCAACGGTTACGCGAGCCATTCTGCCTCCAGGGACTAATAAAGGAAAATACTGATCCGGCCAAGTTACCGCTAAGCTAGTAATTCTTCAACGATTTTTTTAAATTGAGCGTAGGAATGTTCAAAGACGTCGTTCACGATCTGATAATCGAATTTAGAGGCCTCTCGCAGCTCTTTTTCCGCGTTCGCCATTCTCACTTCGATATCGGCCGGCATACCCCCGTCTCGTTTTGCAATACGGCGACGCAGCTCATCAATTGAGGGAGGAAGAATGAAAACGGTCTTTGCATCCGGAAATTTAGCCTTAAAGGTCGCAACGCCTTGGATATCGATGTCCATGATCGCGCACTTGCCGTGCTTCCAGGACGTCTCAATGCTGTCATAAGAAGTCCCGTAATAGTTCGTGTGAACGCGAGCCCACTCGACGAAAAAACCTTCTTCGATCTTTTTCTGGAAGTCCTCGGAACTGATAAAGTGATAAGGATGCCCTTCACTTTCACCCTTACGCATAGAGCGCGTCGTAAAAGTAATAATGTCGACCAAGCGAGGATCTTCCTGGCTGATCTTTTCGACAAAACTACTTTTTCCAGCACCGCTTGGAGCGGCGACAATAATAAGACGCGTCTTCATTGAACGTTTTGTACCTGTTCTCTAAGTCTTTCAATAAGGGTTTTTGCTTCTACCACGGCTTGAGTGATCTTGGCTACCTGAGACTTGGAACCAATCGTATTCACCTCGCGGAGCAGCTCTTGGGTGTAGAAATCCAATTTCTTTCCTTCGGCCTGCTGAGATATCACGAGTTGGCGGTAGTTTTTAATATGCTCGCTCAAACGCGTGAGTTCCTCATTAATATCCGCTTTTTCAAGCTGAATAACGATCTCTTGGGATAAACGAGTCGGATCAATATCATTGCCTTTAAGACGAGCACGAATCTTCTGTTCGAACTTCTCTTGCAGCTGAGCGTTCGCTTCGCCACGCAGTTCACTGATTACTTTAACTTGTCTTTCTAACGACAAAAGAAGCTTCTCTAAATCACGACGAAGAGCTTTCCCCTCACGTGTGCGTTCTGCGTTGCAAGCCTTGCAAGCCGCCGTGAAAGCTTTTTTAAGAATCTTATCTTCGCCCGTAAACATCTCGTACGACTCTTCAACCTTGATGATCTCTGGAAGACGAGCCAAAGCTTCAAGATGCACTTGAAATGGAACACCTAACTCTTTGGAAAGATGCTTATATGCGGTCATATACTTTTTCGCCAAAGTATCATTCACCGTCATTTGCGCCTTGGCGGCGGTATTACGAACACGACGAGAAACGAAGATATCAATCGTTCCACGCAATAAAGTTTGGCTTAAGATTTTTTTTAGTTCTGATTCCAGCGATACGAATTCGCGAGGAAGATGGAATCTTGGCTCTAAGAAACGGCCGTTCACCGCACGAATGCTCACCTCTACGGTGACGTCTTTGGTTTGAACTCTTGCGGTGCCGTACCCTGTCATGCTTTTCATAGTAACCTCATTCTCCAGCTTTCCCTTTCGTGGGGTCAAAAGGATTTAGGAATTCCTCGACCACGGATCTTGCTTGGGAAAAGCCTGTTTTTCCGTCGAACCACTGAATGTCTTTGTCTCGCTGAAACCAAGTTCTTTGCCGTTTAGCGAGCTGCCTTGTATTGGTGGAAATGTCCTCAAGAAGCTGCTCTTTGGAGATTTCATTCTTCAAGTAGGCGATGGTTTCTTTGTAGCCCACGCTACTCATCGGAGCCCATGACTCTAGACCTTCATCGAGTAGCTCTTTCACTTCCTCAACCAAACCCGCCTCGAGCATTTTGCGAGTGCGAAGATCAATGCGCTCTTTTAAGAGTTCGCGATCCCAAGAAGGCCCAATCTTCAAAAGAGGAAACGGAAAAGGCGCCCGCGATTCTTCGAATTCTTTTTGGATGGCCGTCACGCTTTTCCCTTGCGTGCGAATCAATTCGATTGCGCGACCTATACGGTAATGATCAGACAGGTGAATTTTGGCGCCATATTCGGGATCTTTTTCCAACAGCTCCTGATAAAGTTTTTGGGCACCCAATTCGGTTTTAAGCTCTTCGGCCACTTGCTTTTGCACGGCCTCAGACACAGGCAAAACGGGATACATGCCTTTTTCAATGGCCATGAAATAAAAGCCCGTTCCTCCGACGACAAAAACCGGGGTGCCGTCGGGGATTTTTTCCATGACTTCATAGAAGTCGCGGCAATACTGACCAGCGGTCATTTCTTGCGAGGGACTCACGTAATCCAGAAGATAATGGGGCACTAAGGCCTGTTCTTCTTTCGTGGGCTTTGCAGCACCAATATCGACCTTTTTGTAAACTTGAATAGAGTCACAGTTGACGATAACGCCCTTAAATTCCTGCGCAAGTCGAAGAGCCCACTCGGACTTTCCGGTGGCCGTTGAACCAACAACAAAAATCACGGGCTTTGCTTTATTCATCAAACGATGCGACCAAAATCTTTTTCAAGCTTATAGAACGGATACTCCACACTCACCGGGCGACCGTGAGGACAGAAACTAGAAAGAGGGAATTGATCCATGTCTCTTAAGAGTGATTTCATTTGATCCACCCCTAGAGCTTGTCCGGCACGCACCACGGAATGGCAGGCCATCGTGGCACAGATGTCTCCGACGACTCTTTCTAAAGAATAACTGCCGCCCTGCTCGACTATTTCGTTAGCCATTTTATCAAGGACGGTGCTTAAGATGGACTCTTTGATCATTAAAGGTGCAGCTTTCACGCCGATCGTTCCCGGTCCTAGCGACTCGATGAAAACACCCAGGCGCTCTATGTCTTTACCTAATGTCAAAAGCGCTTCCACTTTTTCGGGAGACATATCAATAGCCAGTGGGAAAAGGAAGTCTTGCACATCGACCTTGCCCCCCTTCCACGCATTCATGAGTTTTTCGTAAACCACCCTTTCATGAGCGGCGTGCTGGTCCACGAAAACAATTTTGTCGCGGGCTTGAGTCACGATATAAGTGAGATTCGCCTGACCTAAAACTTCAAGTGACGACCAGTAACCACGAGGCGCTTCCGGCTCGGCCACCGCGGACGGCCCTAAGCTTTCGCGCGAGGACGCCGCTTCTGCCAAAGTCTGATAGCTGACCTTCGGTTGATTCACGGAAGAACTTGGGAAAGAAAAGTCCTTCTTTTGAAAGCTCGTGGCTTTCAGTGACGAATCATCGAAGGCCAGATTTTCTTTCGGCATCGCCGGCATTGCAGAGGGTGAATTCAGAAAATTCGGAAGCCCTTGAGTCGAGGGATAATCCGCAGAAGACACGTCCGAAAGGGGTGCCACGGGCTGCGGTCTCTGCTGAGCCGGCAACCAAGGCGCTTGCTCTAAAGTGCTGCGCAAAGCTCCCGCAACGGCACGGAAAGCTAATGAAGGTTCTTGAAATTTCACTTGCGATTTTGTGGGATGAATATTCACGTCGACACAGTCGGGATCTGTTTCGACCCACACAACGGCAATAGGATATTCCCCGTGCATAAGAAGACTGCGGTAAGCTTCATTGACAGCCGCCTGCAAACTGCGATCTTGAATCCAGCGATTCTGCGCAAAGAGCCAAATATTTTTAGCCGTCTTCGCCACATTGTGAGGATCCGCGAACACGGCATAGGCTTTCACGTTTTCACGCGAAGCTTCGCCGACGAAAAGAGGTTTGATTTCTAAAATTTGCTCAACACGATCCTTGCGATTTCTGCAAGCAGGCCAAAAACTGACAAGCTTGCCGTTTTCCTGAATGCGGAATTCCACGTCGTAGTGAGACAGGGCCATAGCTTTAAGCGTCGTTTTGATCGCTGTGTTTTCTGCGGCGTCGGATTTTAAAAACTTCAAACGCGCCGGAGTATTATCAAAAAGATTTTCAATTAAGATCGTCGTCCCTTGAGAGCCGCCCACTTTATCGATGTCTTTTTTGCGGCCGTATTCTGAAATGAGTTGATGAGCCTGTTCATCATCCGCACGACGAGACGTCAGCGTCAGCTTACTGACAGCGGCGATACTTGCAAGCGCTTCGCCACGAAATCCAAAAGTTCTTAAGCGCCACAGGTCATCTGTTTTTGAAATTTTACTGGTGGCAAAACGCTCAAGCGCTTTCGGCAAATCTTCAGGTGCCATACCCTTCCCGTTGTCGATCACCTTAACAATGCGACCGCCGTCAAAGAACTCAACGTGCACGCGCGTGGCCCCCGCATCGATACTGTTTTCAACAAGCTCTTTAACTAAGTGAGCAGGACGCTCCACCACCTCGCCTGCGGCAATTTGGTCGACGACTTCAGGAGATAAAACTTGAATGGACATAGAGAGAGAATGTGCATGAGGAGCGCCAGCAAGTCCACTCTGGCGCGGTGCGCATTGGGTAAAAATCGTCCGTCCTTATTCAGGGCGGCGGCATTCTCCCCAAGCCTGGCATTTTAGTAGCCTCATGCGTAGTTGCTTCAGCTCTGAAAGCGTCAATTCAAGCTCTGCATCAAAGCCTTTTTTGACGCCGCCGGCTTGAGAAAGGGAGCGGTACTGCGTGGAACTGTCAAACTGTGCTACGTTAAATGGAAGACCCTCATAAGAGTCAAACTGCATTTGCTGAGAATGTTTTTCTAAGTTCCATTGAAAGCGCAGACGCTGAGACTTTGCTTTATCCAACGCTTGCTGGAGGTTTCTCCAGCACTTTACTTCACTGACTAAGACCACCTTCTGAGTGGCGCGATCAATAACAACGATATCAAGTTCTCCGAGGGTGAGCACCCCGGTGCTGTATTCAACACCAGTAGTAATTAGAAACGGACCGGCGGGATATTCTTCCCTGTAGTGGAGCTTCGCCACTTGTTCGCAGATCGCGCCATCAGGTTCATAGTTAATCCCTGATTGTTTCAACGCTTCGAAGTAAGCCTCGGTGTCAGCAGCAAATGCAGAGATGGAAAACAAAACGGACGCGAAAAATAAAAGAAAACGCACGAAAATCCCCCTCAACGCCGTCACGATGTAACACCCCTCGTGTCACCTGCCAGTATATTTGCAATGCGTTATTGTGAGATTAGAATTCCCAGCCAAAATTGAGACCGAAGCCATAGTACTTCGTTCGTTCCCAATAGTATTTAGCATCTGTTCGTATAGAGTAGCGCCCCAAACGCCATGAAAGGCCCAAGTCAAAAACCGCCCCCAAGGACATATCATCTGCGGAATAACTGAGTGTCTTTGTTCCATTTGGAACTTCCAAAGTGAAGTGAGAGTACTTAAACATCGGGCCAAACCCGTAAAAGAAAATCGCGTTTTTCCCTTGTGGAAGAACGGTTTGAAATAAAAAATCCGCGAGGAAAACAAAACCGTCAGAGCCTTTTCCAGTGTAATCTGAATAATATTTCGGGGCTCCCACGTGAAAAAGGATATTTCCTTCAGTGTAGATTTCTCCCGTGAAGATCGTATTAAATCCGGCAAACTTCACACCGTAAAAAGGAAGAAACTCCGAGCGCTCCTGACCTAAAGTGTCCTCAGTATAATTAATAAAATCCAAGGCCGGTCCACGATAGCGAGTCGCAAAGAAAGGTTTTCTTTTTTCGTCTTTTTTCTCGGCTCGCGATTCTTCTTTGGGAGTTTCTAACTTATAAACTCCAGGTTTGATGTCGGTATCAGAAATCCACCCGACAGAACCCGGCTTAATACGGATTTTATAGAACGGACCTTTTTTACCTTTGGAAATACTATGAACAGCGCCACGTTTTAAAGTCGCGATAACGGGAGCATCAAAATCCGCATCTTGATACACCAGCGCCCCATCAAGAATGACTGTGGCCTGTTGCGCCTGAGCCCAGGAAAAAAGAGGAAGAAAAAGCAGAAGAGTAAGAGCCGCAAGACTCTTACTTAAAGCGCATAAGCCATACACGATAGAAGGCCTCAATGACGATTTTTAAAGACATTTTGCTTTGTCCAACACGACGGTCTTCAAACACAATCGGTGACTCGGCTCCTTTAAAACCTTTTTTCATAGCTTTGTATTTCAATTCGATTTGAAAGCTATATCCATTGGATTCAACCGTGGAAAGGTCTATGGCGTGCAGAACTTCTTTTTTCCAAGCGTTAAAGCCACCGGTCCAATCGTTCAACGGAAATCCCAGGATCAAGCGCGCGTAAATACCACCACCGCGGGAAATAATTTTGCGCAAGAGGCCCCAGTTCACAGTGCGACCTCCCTCGACATAGCGAGAACCCACAGCGAAATCGTGAGTTTCTAATTTTTTAAGAAGCGGTCCCAGATCTTCGGGGCGGTGGGAAAAGTCGGCATCCATTTCTGTGATCGCATCGAAGCCATGATCCATACCCCAACGAAATCCCGCAATATAGGCTTTTCCCAAACCTTGCTTACCAGGACGTGATAACAAGTGAAGCTGAGGAATGTTCTTTTGCATCTCACGAACAATGGCACCCGTTCCATCTGGAGAGTTGTCATCAACTACCAAGATCTCAACGCCTAAATTTTGTGCAAGGACGGCGGGAACAATCGCCTGGATGTTTTCTTTTTCATTGTACGTAGGAATAACGATCAGTGTTTTCATGCCCCCTTAAACTGGCATAAACCGGCCGACCTGGCAATCTTTAGATCAAATGGAACGAGAGACTAAACGCCCTTTTCCCTTTTCTTGAAGAGCTTTCGCTTTCTCTGCAGGGATTGCGGGCAAATTTAACGGCTTGGCAAGAAGGTATTTAGGATCTTGCTTGCGAACATCCAATTGAAAACGAACCTTGTCCGCCGCAGCCTGTGGATCTTTGGTGTAAAGAACGGGATCAAAACCACACGCTCTGCACACCACAGAAAGACGCCAGCGGATTTTCACGAAAACTTCTGAAAAAGCCAGACACACCACAAACACAATCATCACACGAGGATCAAACTGCTGCCAGATGGCGAACATTATCACGACCGACGCTAGTGCACTTCCCAACACGTTCATCAAAGAAATACTTTTCTTACGATAAATGCGACGAGGCGATTTGCAAAAAGCGCAGTAACAATTGTGATGTTGGCGAAAACTCGGAAACATACTTCTAGTGTGCCAATAAAGAGGTCTAGAACGAAAGATGATTTTATGAAAAATGACAAAGCCTTGCTAGAATCAAGGAATGCAAATATCAAAAGCACTCCAATTCGTTTTGATCGTTTTTTCGGTGTTCTCTTCTTCCACTTTAGTCCAGGCGGCTTCCTCTTCTGACTATGAAGAAGTTTCCTATGACCAGCTTCTAGATGAGCTCAGCTCTAAGAAAAATGTCATGGCCGCTAAGCAAACGAGCTCTTTTGATGACGTGCGCTTACATGCCGGGATTGGCTACGTGAACACCTTCACGAACATCGCGACTCAGAACAAAAATTTCAATCGCCATGCTAGCGGCATTCAACTGTCGATGGGAATGGACCTGTTTTCTCCGAACTGGTATTCCGAAGGTGTGTTTAGAAATTATGGTGTCACCTCTTCGGGAGCTGAAGAGCTCTCTTTGAAAGAGTTCGATCTGAAGATGGGCTACACGAACAAGCTTGAAAGTATTTGGAACTATTCTTTGAGCGCGGGTCTTTCCAATCGTTTTATGCGCTTCACCGACCCTACTCGCAATATCGACGTGAATGACACCACTCCTTCATTGGTGGTTTCTTCCGGCTTCGCGGCGCAAGTGCACAAGAATCTTTCTTTAGGGGCGGAACTCAGCGCTCGCTCGGCTATGGTAAACCGTACGGCAGACAAAAACTCCTTTGACTTTGCCTTTCGCCTGACTACGTCCCTATAATGGGGACGTGGATGTCGTAGTATTTTCTTTAAGTCTTTTAGTTTTCATTTTGGGCTTGGCGATTTTTTCAAATCGCGCCCGTGCTCGCCAAGAAATTCCTTTTGAGCTCAAACCCAACTGTCTGCTCACCCGTTGGCCTCTTCTTTTTGTAACCGGGCCGCGTTCGCTCTTTTACTTTAGCAAGTACTGGAATATCTATACTGTCTTTCTAGCGGAACATGGTTATGAAGTTTTCACTTTGCATCTTCCCTGGAAAAACTCTGAGCAGCGCAAAGAACGTTTTCGCCAGTTCTTGGAACAACAAGAAAAAAGTCAGCGCCGCTTTCATCTCGTATTAGATGCTCCCACCATGGACGAATTTTCAGACCTTCTAGCTTCGCGCCGGTCAGTCAGCGTCATCAGCATTACCGAGCTCGCGGATGCCGGAGCGGAGGACCTTCGAATCCAGTCATTGAAGGCTTACCCAATACCCAAAGAAATTATCGAAATTCCGACAAACTCAGCCTCTCTTTTGCTGGAGCTTTCGTATTCACTTCATCGTCAGTCGGCTAAAAACAAAAAGCTCGCTTCCTTGAACGTGCTAGGTGCCAATACGAAAACCGCCTTGGAAAACAGTCATCGCCTGTTAACCCGCGCGCAAACATTGGCAGAGATGGACTTAAGAGAGTCTCTGTAAATCCCCTTGCGTAAGTTCTGCGCAAATGATGCAATAACGATATGACAGACTATAGAGACGTTACTCCCGGTGCTCACTCCGACAATGCCAAAGAAGTTCTTCGTTACATCGTGAACTACCTTCGTCACCCGATTGAAAAAATCAAAAACCTGCCGGACTGGAGTTGGACTACGTTGATCGTGACCTTAGTGGTTCTATCAATGGCTTCCGGCGTGTTAACGGGATTAGTACCACCGAACTTTTTTCGTTTGATGGGCGGATTCATCATCTCTCCACTTGTGGGTGTCACGACGACTTTTATCGGCGCACTTTTTATTTATTATTACTTCCAGGTTTATGAAAAACGCACCTGCTCTTTGCGAAAGATCTTCACCCTGATTCTTTTTGCCAATATTCCTTTCTTTGTTTTTCAAGTGGGTTCAGAGATCATTCCCCCGATTACTTTAGTGGGTTTTGCTTTCACCGCTTTACTGATGGCCGTGGGCCTGACGGAAAATTTCCAGATGGACAAGCGTCGCGCACTTCGTCTGGTTACGATTCTTTTTGCCATTGTTTTCATTCTTTGGCTTTGGAATCGTATTGATATTTCGCGCTTGGAAAGACTCGGTTAAACCCCTTAACCTTCCTAATTTCGAATACAGCCTTGATGTCTCAATCTTAGATGTGAGCCAACTGGACCTTTGTCGGTAAATACACCGACTCTCTTTTGGTCTGGTCGAAATCTGTCGATATAAGTCCAGGAACACAGTTTGTTTAACTTCTGGAACGCATCGAGGTAGGTTCATGAAAACCCTAGTTATCACTTCGGCCGTGACATTCGTGCCGGATAACTATGATGACTTAACGCTCGGCCTGGCCGACAACCCTTACGTACAAGGGCTCGTCGTTATTGATAACCGCAGTGCTGATATATACCTTAAAGCGTTTCTTTTGATGCTTTCTGGAGCGGGCCCCCTGATGGGATGGCATCTTCTTAAAAACAGCTTAGACAACTCCTTAGATCGAAAACAAAAGCGCTACGAAGCTTTGGGTAAAAAAGTGTGGGTCATTAAGGACGTCAACTCTGACGAAACTATTCAGTTTCTTTCTTCGTTGGAACCCGATGTGATTTTAAATGCGCGAACTCGCTCTTTTTTCAAAAAGCGCCTTCTAGCGATCCCAAAAATCGGCTGCATCAACATCCATCATGGGTTGCTTCCGCATCAACGGGGACTCATGTGCGATTTTTGGGCGCATCTTTTCGGCACCTCATTTGGTTTTTCTATTCACGAAATGACTTCGAAACTAGATGACGGCTCACTGCTTAAAGTGGTCGAAGTGCCTTCCGACAAAAAGAACTATCTGGAGTCATTAAAAAATGCCGCTCAACTAGAGACGTCAGCCGCGACGGAGGTGCTGCAGGAAATTGCACGCACCCGGAAAATTCAAGGCCTTGAGAACGCAAAAACAGACCAGACCGTGTACCGATCTAACCCCGGTCTCATCGATTTTTACAAGCTACGCCTGCGAGGAATAAAGATATGAAAACCATCATTGCTTTGCATGGAAACCCCGGTCATCCCGACGATTGGACTTTGCTTAAAGAAGCCGTTCAACCTTTGGGCTATACCCTTCACGCGGTGAAAGCCGACAGTGAGGAGTGGTTGAATCTTCTGACTCAAGACTCGTCAAAGAAAATTCTTCTTGGCCACTCTTGGGGTGGCTACCGCATTTTAAAAACTTTGCCTGCTTACGAAAAGTATGTCGAGCAAGTGATTTTAGTCACACCTTATTTAAAACCCGAACGCGAGATTTCACCGATAGCGGGCGCTTTGCTAAAGCTTCCTGTCTTGGGCGACGCTCTTATTAAATCGAACTTTG
It includes:
- the mutL gene encoding DNA mismatch repair endonuclease MutL, yielding MSIQVLSPEVVDQIAAGEVVERPAHLVKELVENSIDAGATRVHVEFFDGGRIVKVIDNGKGMAPEDLPKALERFATSKISKTDDLWRLRTFGFRGEALASIAAVSKLTLTSRRADDEQAHQLISEYGRKKDIDKVGGSQGTTILIENLFDNTPARLKFLKSDAAENTAIKTTLKAMALSHYDVEFRIQENGKLVSFWPACRNRKDRVEQILEIKPLFVGEASRENVKAYAVFADPHNVAKTAKNIWLFAQNRWIQDRSLQAAVNEAYRSLLMHGEYPIAVVWVETDPDCVDVNIHPTKSQVKFQEPSLAFRAVAGALRSTLEQAPWLPAQQRPQPVAPLSDVSSADYPSTQGLPNFLNSPSAMPAMPKENLAFDDSSLKATSFQKKDFSFPSSSVNQPKVSYQTLAEAASSRESLGPSAVAEPEAPRGYWSSLEVLGQANLTYIVTQARDKIVFVDQHAAHERVVYEKLMNAWKGGKVDVQDFLFPLAIDMSPEKVEALLTLGKDIERLGVFIESLGPGTIGVKAAPLMIKESILSTVLDKMANEIVEQGGSYSLERVVGDICATMACHSVVRAGQALGVDQMKSLLRDMDQFPLSSFCPHGRPVSVEYPFYKLEKDFGRIV
- the gmk gene encoding guanylate kinase, with translation MKTRLIIVAAPSGAGKSSFVEKISQEDPRLVDIITFTTRSMRKGESEGHPYHFISSEDFQKKIEEGFFVEWARVHTNYYGTSYDSIETSWKHGKCAIMDIDIQGVATFKAKFPDAKTVFILPPSIDELRRRIAKRDGGMPADIEVRMANAEKELREASKFDYQIVNDVFEHSYAQFKKIVEELLA
- a CDS encoding polyprenol monophosphomannose synthase, with the translated sequence MKTLIVIPTYNEKENIQAIVPAVLAQNLGVEILVVDDNSPDGTGAIVREMQKNIPQLHLLSRPGKQGLGKAYIAGFRWGMDHGFDAITEMDADFSHRPEDLGPLLKKLETHDFAVGSRYVEGGRTVNWGLLRKIISRGGGIYARLILGFPLNDWTGGFNAWKKEVLHAIDLSTVESNGYSFQIELKYKAMKKGFKGAESPIVFEDRRVGQSKMSLKIVIEAFYRVWLMRFK
- a CDS encoding formyltransferase family protein; its protein translation is MKTLVITSAVTFVPDNYDDLTLGLADNPYVQGLVVIDNRSADIYLKAFLLMLSGAGPLMGWHLLKNSLDNSLDRKQKRYEALGKKVWVIKDVNSDETIQFLSSLEPDVILNARTRSFFKKRLLAIPKIGCINIHHGLLPHQRGLMCDFWAHLFGTSFGFSIHEMTSKLDDGSLLKVVEVPSDKKNYLESLKNAAQLETSAATEVLQEIARTRKIQGLENAKTDQTVYRSNPGLIDFYKLRLRGIKI
- the rpoZ gene encoding DNA-directed RNA polymerase subunit omega → MARVTVEDCLEKVPNRFALVLMVAKRAKQLLKGAEATVSTRSNKYIVSALREVAIGNVGYTEAMENAEAIRQIEKDLNK
- a CDS encoding YicC/YloC family endoribonuclease yields the protein MKSMTGYGTARVQTKDVTVEVSIRAVNGRFLEPRFHLPREFVSLESELKKILSQTLLRGTIDIFVSRRVRNTAAKAQMTVNDTLAKKYMTAYKHLSKELGVPFQVHLEALARLPEIIKVEESYEMFTGEDKILKKAFTAACKACNAERTREGKALRRDLEKLLLSLERQVKVISELRGEANAQLQEKFEQKIRARLKGNDIDPTRLSQEIVIQLEKADINEELTRLSEHIKNYRQLVISQQAEGKKLDFYTQELLREVNTIGSKSQVAKITQAVVEAKTLIERLREQVQNVQ
- a CDS encoding Yip1 family protein, giving the protein MTDYRDVTPGAHSDNAKEVLRYIVNYLRHPIEKIKNLPDWSWTTLIVTLVVLSMASGVLTGLVPPNFFRLMGGFIISPLVGVTTTFIGALFIYYYFQVYEKRTCSLRKIFTLILFANIPFFVFQVGSEIIPPITLVGFAFTALLMAVGLTENFQMDKRRALRLVTILFAIVFILWLWNRIDISRLERLG
- the miaA gene encoding tRNA (adenosine(37)-N6)-dimethylallyltransferase MiaA; the encoded protein is MNKAKPVIFVVGSTATGKSEWALRLAQEFKGVIVNCDSIQVYKKVDIGAAKPTKEEQALVPHYLLDYVSPSQEMTAGQYCRDFYEVMEKIPDGTPVFVVGGTGFYFMAIEKGMYPVLPVSEAVQKQVAEELKTELGAQKLYQELLEKDPEYGAKIHLSDHYRIGRAIELIRTQGKSVTAIQKEFEESRAPFPFPLLKIGPSWDRELLKERIDLRTRKMLEAGLVEEVKELLDEGLESWAPMSSVGYKETIAYLKNEISKEQLLEDISTNTRQLAKRQRTWFQRDKDIQWFDGKTGFSQARSVVEEFLNPFDPTKGKAGE